One part of the Clostridium thermosuccinogenes genome encodes these proteins:
- a CDS encoding carbohydrate ABC transporter permease produces MRVVQTSRPAVIKGDLSRMKKVSRKLIHKYFNQFFLRRLVGMVMRYLLLIGLSFLILYPLIVKLTNTFMSEHDLIDGTVRFIPRNFTLFNYQKAIEHTKFFEGLKNTFLVSFLCGVLQMFVCTVIGYGLARFKFKGRNIVFALVVFTILVPPQTYMISLYMKFRFFDVFGIVKAITGNTVRLLDTYWPMAILSLTGFGFKNGLYILIMRQYFKGMPKELEEAAYVDGSGLFRTFTTIILPLSLSMMVTIFLFAFSWQWTDIFYSSMFFSRINLLSNALMVGFEGMMLPGRTLGLKTGQPLTSTLTNTMSLMVIAPLLIIYIFAQRRLVEGIERSGIVG; encoded by the coding sequence ATGCGCGTAGTACAAACTTCCAGGCCAGCTGTAATTAAAGGGGATCTATCCCGGATGAAAAAAGTCAGCCGTAAGCTTATTCATAAATACTTCAATCAGTTTTTCTTAAGAAGGCTTGTGGGGATGGTAATGCGGTACCTCCTTCTTATAGGGCTTTCCTTTCTCATATTGTATCCGTTGATAGTCAAACTGACCAACACCTTTATGAGTGAGCATGACCTGATTGATGGTACGGTCCGCTTCATACCCAGGAACTTCACCCTGTTCAATTATCAGAAAGCAATAGAGCATACGAAATTCTTTGAAGGGCTTAAGAATACATTTTTAGTGTCCTTCCTCTGCGGTGTGCTTCAGATGTTTGTTTGCACGGTTATCGGGTATGGCCTGGCGAGGTTCAAGTTTAAAGGAAGGAACATTGTGTTTGCTTTGGTGGTATTTACGATATTGGTACCTCCTCAGACCTACATGATTTCTCTTTATATGAAGTTCCGATTCTTTGATGTATTTGGAATAGTAAAAGCAATAACCGGCAATACGGTCCGGCTGCTGGATACTTACTGGCCTATGGCAATTCTGTCTCTGACTGGCTTTGGATTTAAGAACGGTTTATACATACTGATAATGAGGCAATATTTCAAAGGCATGCCCAAGGAGCTGGAGGAAGCTGCTTATGTGGATGGATCCGGTTTGTTCCGCACCTTTACCACCATCATCCTGCCGCTGTCTTTATCCATGATGGTGACCATTTTCCTGTTTGCCTTTTCATGGCAATGGACGGATATTTTCTATTCCTCCATGTTCTTCAGCCGTATAAACCTTTTGTCCAATGCCCTGATGGTAGGCTTTGAAGGAATGATGCTGCCGGGCAGGACTTTGGGACTCAAGACGGGTCAGCCATTGACATCAACGCTGACCAATACCATGTCCCTGATGGTCATAGCACCCTTGCTCATAATCTACATATTCGCCCAGAGGAGGCTTGTGGAGGGTATCGAGCGAAGCGGCATAGTGGGATAA
- a CDS encoding glycoside hydrolase family 76 protein, whose translation MKLKNAVIVLLASAVFVMGCSMQTDGGRNGNAGNGTLSAGENPKSETGTSSVDENGEKVGNSDYIIKEENDEKGAGMPMDIRNKSYSEQAEWAQEMLKKYYWNESERFMNNTYPSDKDNGHLNYWWKAHAVDAMMDGYERTGEKRYTDMAEQIVKGIIWRNGSLYNEFYDDMEWLALSALRLYDATGDETIKNYVLKLWEEIKKAWWEDELGGMAWKKNDDNRNTCSNGPAAILAARLYTRFGDEENLEWARKIHAWLKKNLVDPESGIVWDGLAVKQDGTVEVNKSWLFTYGQGTYLGAGVELYKATGEEQYLRDAEKTAAAALDKLVNFSSGILKDEGQGDGGLFKGILIRYLVNLYEVNRDEAIKEMIYHNTDSLVNISYSDGLFGTSWDKRRPMPLDLSTQLSGVFLVEGAAKIDRMENK comes from the coding sequence TTGAAATTAAAAAATGCTGTAATTGTACTGCTGGCATCAGCCGTATTTGTCATGGGCTGCAGCATGCAGACCGACGGCGGAAGGAACGGTAATGCCGGAAATGGGACTTTAAGTGCCGGTGAAAATCCGAAAAGTGAAACAGGTACAAGCTCTGTTGACGAAAACGGCGAAAAGGTTGGGAATAGTGATTATATTATAAAAGAAGAAAATGATGAGAAAGGGGCAGGAATGCCGATGGATATCAGAAACAAAAGCTATAGCGAACAAGCTGAATGGGCGCAAGAGATGCTCAAAAAGTACTACTGGAATGAATCCGAAAGGTTTATGAACAACACCTATCCTTCTGACAAGGATAACGGTCATCTAAACTACTGGTGGAAGGCCCATGCGGTTGATGCCATGATGGATGGGTATGAGAGAACCGGGGAAAAGAGATATACCGACATGGCTGAGCAAATTGTGAAAGGCATTATATGGAGGAACGGTTCCCTTTACAATGAATTTTACGATGACATGGAATGGCTGGCATTGTCGGCGCTAAGGCTTTATGATGCTACCGGCGACGAAACGATAAAGAATTATGTTTTGAAGCTGTGGGAAGAAATCAAGAAGGCGTGGTGGGAGGATGAATTGGGCGGTATGGCCTGGAAAAAGAATGATGACAACAGGAATACCTGCTCAAATGGTCCTGCGGCCATTCTTGCCGCAAGATTGTATACCCGGTTTGGGGATGAGGAAAACCTGGAATGGGCCAGGAAAATCCATGCATGGCTCAAGAAAAACCTTGTGGACCCTGAGAGTGGAATAGTATGGGACGGCCTGGCGGTAAAGCAGGACGGCACTGTGGAAGTAAATAAAAGCTGGCTGTTCACTTACGGCCAGGGTACTTATTTGGGAGCAGGGGTGGAGCTTTATAAGGCAACCGGTGAAGAGCAGTATCTTAGGGATGCGGAAAAAACGGCTGCCGCCGCTTTAGACAAGCTCGTCAATTTCTCGTCAGGTATATTGAAGGATGAAGGCCAGGGAGATGGAGGCTTGTTTAAAGGAATACTGATAAGATATCTGGTGAACTTGTATGAAGTAAACAGGGATGAAGCCATAAAAGAAATGATATATCATAATACCGATTCTCTGGTAAACATATCCTATTCCGACGGTTTGTTCGGAACCTCTTGGGATAAGCGGCGCCCGATGCCCCTCGACCTTTCCACTCAGCTCAGCGGTGTATTCCTGGTTGAAGGCGCGGCAAAAATCGATAGAATGGAAAACAAATAA
- the lepA gene encoding translation elongation factor 4, with translation MASERQRKIRNFCIIAHIDHGKSTLADRLIQMTGVLSDREMEEQVLDNMDIERERGITIKAQSVRMRYKAEDGEEYIFNLIDTPGHVDFNYEVSRSIAACEGAILVVDAAQGIEAQTLANVYLALEHNLEIMPVINKIDLPSAQPEVVKKEIEDVIGLDASDAPLISAKNGINIESVLENIVYKIPCPEGDEDAPLKALIFDSYYDSYKGVIAFVRIKEGRVKTDDRIRMMSTGREFQVTEVGYFRPGSLMRCDELLAGDVGYIAASIKNVRDTRVGDTITLADNPAKEPLPGYKKANSMVFCGIYPADGAKYDDLRDALEKLQLNDASLTFEPETSVALGFGFRCGFLGLLHMEIIQERLEREYNLDLVTTAPSVVYRITKTNGDVLMIDNPTNLPPAVEIDKMEEPVVKASIMTPTEYVGNIMDLSQERRGVFKDMKYIDEKRVMLTYEIPLNEIIYDFFDTLKSRTRGYASLDYELIGYKESDLVKLDILINGEPVDALSFVVHSEKAYSRGRRIAEKLKDSIPRQQFEIPIQACIGGKIIARETVRAYRKDVLAKCYGGDITRKKKLLEKQKEGKKRMRQVGSVEVPQEAFMSVLKLDT, from the coding sequence ATGGCAAGTGAAAGACAAAGGAAGATAAGGAATTTTTGCATCATAGCGCATATTGATCACGGCAAATCAACCCTGGCTGACAGGCTTATACAGATGACGGGAGTCCTGTCGGACCGGGAGATGGAAGAACAGGTTCTGGATAATATGGATATCGAAAGGGAGCGGGGAATCACCATAAAGGCCCAGTCTGTGCGTATGCGGTACAAAGCGGAGGACGGGGAGGAATATATATTCAATCTTATTGATACCCCCGGGCATGTCGATTTCAATTATGAGGTGTCAAGAAGCATTGCAGCCTGCGAAGGAGCAATACTGGTGGTTGACGCTGCCCAGGGAATTGAAGCCCAGACACTGGCAAACGTATATCTCGCGTTGGAGCACAATCTGGAGATAATGCCGGTGATAAATAAGATAGACCTGCCCAGTGCACAGCCTGAAGTTGTAAAGAAGGAAATAGAGGATGTCATAGGCCTCGATGCCAGCGACGCACCATTGATATCGGCCAAAAACGGAATAAATATAGAAAGCGTCCTGGAAAACATTGTATACAAGATTCCATGCCCTGAAGGGGACGAGGATGCTCCTTTGAAGGCGCTGATATTTGACTCCTATTACGACAGTTACAAGGGTGTTATCGCCTTTGTGAGAATAAAGGAAGGCAGAGTAAAGACTGATGACAGGATAAGAATGATGTCCACCGGAAGGGAATTCCAGGTAACCGAAGTCGGTTATTTCAGACCGGGTTCCCTTATGCGTTGTGACGAACTGCTGGCAGGCGATGTCGGCTATATAGCAGCCAGCATCAAGAATGTAAGGGATACAAGGGTGGGAGACACCATCACTCTTGCGGACAACCCGGCAAAAGAGCCCCTGCCTGGCTATAAAAAAGCGAATTCCATGGTTTTCTGCGGCATATATCCTGCTGACGGAGCAAAATACGATGATTTGAGGGATGCTCTGGAGAAACTGCAGTTGAACGACGCTTCCCTTACTTTTGAACCCGAAACGTCGGTAGCGCTGGGTTTCGGCTTCAGATGCGGCTTCCTGGGACTGCTCCATATGGAAATAATACAGGAGAGATTGGAAAGGGAGTACAATCTTGATCTGGTGACTACGGCACCAAGTGTTGTCTACAGGATAACCAAGACCAACGGAGATGTGTTGATGATAGACAATCCCACCAATCTTCCACCTGCTGTTGAGATAGATAAAATGGAAGAGCCTGTGGTAAAGGCCAGCATAATGACCCCTACGGAGTATGTCGGCAATATCATGGATTTATCCCAGGAACGCCGGGGCGTATTCAAGGATATGAAATACATCGATGAGAAAAGGGTAATGCTCACTTATGAGATACCTTTGAATGAGATTATATATGATTTCTTTGACACCCTGAAATCGAGGACGAGGGGTTATGCTTCCCTCGACTATGAGCTCATAGGATACAAGGAATCTGATCTTGTAAAACTGGATATTCTAATAAACGGAGAACCGGTTGACGCTCTTTCCTTTGTAGTGCATTCTGAAAAGGCCTACTCCAGGGGAAGGAGAATAGCAGAAAAGCTTAAGGATTCAATACCGAGGCAGCAGTTTGAAATCCCGATACAGGCATGCATTGGAGGCAAGATTATAGCCAGAGAGACCGTAAGAGCATACAGGAAGGATGTCCTGGCTAAATGCTATGGCGGTGACATAACCCGTAAGAAGAAGCTTCTTGAAAAGCAAAAAGAAGGAAAGAAGAGAATGCGCCAGGTAGGAAGCGTGGAAGTTCCGCAAGAGGCCTTTATGAGCGTGTTGAAGCTGGATACGTGA
- the hemW gene encoding radical SAM family heme chaperone HemW has product MGTETKKISLYIHVPFCKAKCYYCDFNSFAGMSGRIAPYFKALLGEIELYGERLKGYGIKTIFIGGGTPSFVDAEYISAVAESCRKHFDLLEDAEITIEANPGTLSFEKLAAYRSMGINRLSMGLQACQDDILKSIGRIHKYQEFVENFQQARRAGFSNINVDLIFGLPNQTLEDWKETLDKVAGLEPEHISCYSLSIEEDTVFGDRLKAGELKPADDELDRRMYHMAKDMLTSYGYGHYEISNFAKSGFECLHNLTYWKAEEYAGLGAGAHSYLDSVRFNNVYSVEDYIDCISRGTLPVEDEHPLDAEEKMSEFMMLGFRLIGGISITEFMQRFGSDVYALFGNKIKMLENKGLIEVIGDCIKLTDSGLDLANQVFMEFI; this is encoded by the coding sequence ATGGGGACGGAAACCAAAAAGATAAGTTTATATATTCACGTGCCTTTCTGCAAGGCAAAATGCTATTATTGCGATTTTAACTCCTTCGCAGGCATGTCGGGCCGAATTGCACCCTATTTCAAAGCCCTTCTTGGAGAAATTGAGCTCTATGGAGAGCGTTTGAAGGGCTATGGCATAAAGACGATTTTCATAGGAGGGGGAACCCCCAGCTTTGTTGATGCTGAATATATATCAGCTGTTGCAGAGTCTTGCAGAAAGCATTTTGATTTGCTGGAAGATGCTGAAATAACTATTGAAGCAAATCCCGGCACGCTGAGCTTTGAGAAGCTGGCAGCCTACAGGAGCATGGGAATCAACAGGCTGAGCATGGGCTTGCAGGCGTGCCAGGATGATATTTTAAAGAGCATAGGCAGGATACATAAATACCAGGAATTTGTGGAGAACTTCCAACAGGCTAGAAGGGCAGGCTTCTCCAATATAAATGTGGATTTGATCTTCGGGCTTCCGAACCAGACTCTGGAGGACTGGAAGGAAACCCTTGATAAGGTTGCCGGCCTTGAACCGGAGCATATATCCTGCTATAGCTTGTCCATTGAAGAGGATACTGTATTTGGCGATAGGCTGAAAGCCGGCGAGCTCAAACCCGCCGATGATGAATTGGACCGCAGAATGTACCATATGGCAAAGGATATGCTGACCAGTTATGGTTATGGGCATTATGAAATATCCAATTTTGCCAAATCCGGCTTCGAATGCCTGCACAACCTGACATACTGGAAGGCGGAGGAGTATGCCGGACTGGGAGCAGGAGCCCATTCCTACCTGGATTCGGTGAGATTCAATAATGTTTATTCCGTCGAAGACTATATAGATTGCATATCCCGAGGGACCCTTCCGGTGGAGGACGAACATCCGCTGGATGCGGAGGAAAAAATGTCCGAATTCATGATGCTGGGGTTCAGGCTGATTGGCGGTATAAGCATAACAGAGTTCATGCAAAGGTTCGGCTCCGACGTATATGCTTTATTCGGAAATAAAATTAAGATGCTGGAAAACAAAGGATTGATTGAGGTTATAGGAGATTGCATCAAACTTACTGATTCAGGTCTCGATCTTGCAAATCAGGTTTTCATGGAGTTCATATAA
- the hrcA gene encoding heat-inducible transcriptional repressor HrcA — MLLDDRKMRILRAIIDDYINTAEPVGSRTIARKHELGLSSATIRNEMADLEEMGYLSQPHTSAGRIPSDKGYRFYVDQLMEVRQLTPAEIESIRSTMEVRINELSQLIRQAAAAMSQLTKYTSVAVTSHKKKSMIKAVQVVPIESGKALVIAVTNTGTVRNEIIRISESTTPDFLNRMSNMLNDKISGLTVGEINLPLLNDFSHLLGLPDDQVSPILTGIHDCIKQIDSPNVYHEGAINIFNFPEFRDIVKAREFLHILDEKELLFNLLNDNTGSNEITIRIGTENELEEIKDCSLISATISFNGMELGSIGILGPTRMEYPRVVSSMSFIQKKINREIKKLFGESDDSKDTY, encoded by the coding sequence ATGTTATTAGATGATAGGAAGATGCGAATTCTCCGCGCTATTATCGACGACTACATCAACACTGCGGAACCTGTAGGTTCAAGGACAATTGCCCGAAAGCATGAGCTGGGGTTGAGTTCTGCCACTATACGAAATGAAATGGCTGATCTGGAGGAAATGGGCTATCTGTCACAGCCGCATACGTCAGCAGGTAGGATACCTTCTGATAAAGGTTACAGGTTTTATGTGGATCAGTTGATGGAAGTGAGACAACTTACTCCAGCGGAGATAGAGAGCATACGGAGCACCATGGAGGTAAGAATAAATGAATTAAGTCAGCTTATAAGGCAGGCTGCCGCAGCTATGTCCCAACTGACAAAATATACGTCGGTAGCTGTCACCTCTCACAAGAAGAAAAGCATGATAAAAGCTGTACAGGTTGTTCCAATTGAGTCCGGCAAGGCGCTGGTTATAGCTGTTACAAACACAGGCACAGTCAGGAATGAGATCATAAGGATATCGGAGAGTACAACTCCTGACTTTTTGAATAGAATGTCAAATATGCTGAATGATAAAATCAGCGGTTTGACGGTGGGAGAAATCAATTTGCCTTTGTTGAACGATTTTTCACATCTGCTCGGATTGCCGGATGACCAGGTGTCACCCATATTGACCGGCATTCATGACTGCATTAAGCAGATTGACAGCCCTAACGTTTACCATGAAGGGGCTATAAATATATTTAATTTTCCGGAGTTCAGAGATATTGTCAAGGCGAGGGAATTTTTGCACATTCTGGACGAAAAGGAACTATTGTTTAATCTGCTGAATGACAATACCGGAAGTAATGAGATCACCATTCGTATTGGAACAGAAAATGAGCTGGAAGAGATTAAAGACTGCAGCCTGATAAGCGCTACTATTAGCTTTAACGGTATGGAACTGGGATCGATAGGCATATTGGGTCCCACGAGGATGGAATATCCGAGGGTTGTGTCTTCAATGAGCTTCATACAAAAGAAGATAAACAGGGAGATAAAAAAGCTCTTTGGAGAGAGTGACGACAGTAAAGACACATATTAG
- the grpE gene encoding nucleotide exchange factor GrpE, protein MEQQKDPQDILNNEVSGNSGNEEVQKENNNAAGQEAQEVQLETDSEVKTDPEENANSEAKGDSGSNEELEALKAKLKEQSQKCDEYFSRMQRLAAEFDNYKKRTAKEKESLYLETVADVVAVFLPVADNLDRALKAAEDSSDQSLKEGVQLVHRQMMDVLKSLGVEEIKSVGEKFNPDLHNAVMHVTDDSVGEGIIVEEFQKGYIIKDKVVRYSMVKVAN, encoded by the coding sequence ATGGAACAGCAAAAAGATCCACAGGATATCCTGAACAATGAGGTGTCCGGCAACAGTGGAAATGAGGAAGTACAAAAGGAAAATAACAATGCTGCAGGCCAGGAAGCTCAAGAAGTCCAATTGGAAACAGATTCCGAGGTAAAGACGGATCCTGAGGAGAATGCAAATTCCGAAGCTAAGGGGGATTCCGGGAGCAATGAGGAGCTGGAGGCTTTAAAGGCTAAGCTTAAGGAGCAGAGCCAAAAGTGCGATGAGTACTTTAGCAGGATGCAAAGGCTGGCAGCGGAATTTGACAATTACAAAAAAAGGACCGCCAAGGAAAAGGAATCGTTATATCTGGAAACAGTTGCAGATGTCGTGGCAGTGTTTCTGCCGGTTGCGGACAATCTTGACAGGGCTTTAAAGGCCGCGGAAGACAGCAGCGACCAGTCCCTTAAGGAAGGGGTGCAGCTTGTTCACAGACAGATGATGGATGTGCTAAAAAGCCTGGGTGTGGAAGAGATTAAGAGTGTGGGAGAGAAATTCAATCCCGATTTACATAATGCGGTAATGCACGTTACTGATGATTCGGTAGGCGAGGGAATTATAGTAGAAGAATTCCAGAAGGGTTATATCATAAAGGACAAGGTTGTTCGCTATAGCATGGTAAAGGTAGCTAACTAA
- the dnaK gene encoding molecular chaperone DnaK produces the protein MAKVIGIDLGTTNSCVAVMEGGEPVVIPNSEGSRTTPSVVAFSKTGERLVGQVAKRQAITNPERTIISIKRDMGTDRRIDIDGKKFTPQEISAMILQKLKADAEAYLGETITQAVITVPAYFSDSQRQATKDAGKIAGLEVLRIVNEPTAAALAYGLDKEHDQKIMVYDLGGGTFDVSILEIGDGVFEVLATNGNNRLGGDDFDQRIIDYLIETFKKENGIDLSTDKMALQRLKEAAEKAKIELSGVTTTNINLPFITADATGPKHLDMTLTRAKFEELTADLVEKTMVPTRQALQDAGLTPDKIDKVLLVGGSTRIPAVQEAVKKYLGKEPFKGINPDECVAIGAAIQAGVLTGEVKDLLLLDVTPLSLGIETLGGVFTKLIERNTTIPTKKSQIFSTAADGQTSVEIHVLQGEREMAAYNKTLGRFQLTGIPPAPRGVPQIEVTFDIDANGIVHVSAKDLGTGNEQKVTITASTNLSDEEIDRAVKEAEKYAAEDKKRKEEVEIRNNADSMVYQSEKTLKDLGDKLSADDKAKVEAEINKVKDALKGTDTEAIKKATEALTQAFYDISAKIYQQNPGAQGAGFNPGAGANPGSAAGGSDNVYDADYKVVDDDDKK, from the coding sequence ATGGCAAAGGTAATAGGTATAGATTTAGGTACCACTAACTCGTGTGTAGCGGTTATGGAAGGTGGAGAACCGGTTGTTATCCCAAATTCTGAAGGAAGCAGGACAACTCCTTCAGTTGTTGCATTCTCAAAAACCGGGGAAAGACTGGTTGGTCAGGTAGCAAAAAGACAAGCTATTACAAATCCCGAGAGAACTATCATTTCTATAAAAAGGGATATGGGAACCGATAGAAGGATAGATATTGATGGTAAGAAATTTACTCCCCAGGAGATTTCCGCTATGATACTGCAAAAGCTCAAGGCTGATGCAGAAGCTTATCTCGGCGAAACCATTACTCAAGCGGTAATAACGGTTCCTGCATATTTCAGCGACTCCCAGAGGCAAGCCACCAAGGATGCCGGCAAAATAGCAGGGCTGGAAGTGTTGAGAATAGTGAATGAGCCTACAGCAGCAGCTCTTGCGTATGGCCTTGATAAGGAGCATGACCAGAAGATAATGGTTTATGACCTGGGAGGAGGTACATTTGACGTATCGATTCTGGAAATAGGCGACGGCGTCTTTGAGGTTTTGGCTACAAATGGTAACAACAGGCTGGGCGGAGACGATTTCGACCAGAGAATTATAGATTATCTTATAGAGACATTTAAGAAGGAAAACGGCATAGATCTGAGCACTGATAAAATGGCTCTCCAAAGATTGAAGGAAGCTGCTGAAAAAGCGAAGATAGAGCTTTCAGGCGTTACTACCACAAATATAAATCTTCCTTTTATCACTGCTGATGCTACTGGGCCGAAGCATCTGGACATGACTTTGACCAGGGCAAAATTTGAAGAGTTAACTGCCGATCTTGTGGAAAAGACTATGGTACCGACAAGACAGGCACTGCAGGATGCAGGATTGACCCCCGATAAGATTGACAAGGTATTGCTGGTAGGTGGTTCTACAAGAATTCCTGCGGTACAGGAGGCAGTTAAAAAGTACCTTGGCAAGGAGCCTTTCAAGGGAATCAACCCTGATGAATGTGTTGCCATCGGAGCTGCTATACAGGCTGGCGTACTTACAGGAGAGGTCAAGGATTTGCTTCTGTTGGATGTAACTCCGCTGTCTCTTGGTATTGAAACCTTAGGTGGAGTATTTACCAAGCTGATCGAAAGAAATACAACAATACCTACAAAGAAGAGCCAGATATTCTCCACTGCAGCCGACGGACAGACCAGCGTTGAAATCCATGTGCTCCAGGGCGAAAGGGAAATGGCTGCATACAATAAAACTCTGGGAAGATTCCAGCTTACTGGAATTCCACCAGCTCCGAGGGGTGTTCCTCAGATAGAAGTTACCTTTGATATTGATGCCAACGGTATCGTGCATGTATCAGCCAAGGATCTTGGAACCGGAAATGAGCAGAAGGTTACTATTACTGCTTCCACAAATCTCTCCGACGAAGAGATTGATAGGGCTGTTAAAGAAGCAGAAAAATATGCTGCAGAAGACAAGAAGAGAAAAGAAGAAGTGGAAATCAGGAATAACGCCGATTCCATGGTATACCAGTCGGAGAAGACATTGAAGGATCTTGGAGATAAGCTCAGTGCCGATGATAAGGCAAAGGTGGAAGCAGAAATCAATAAAGTTAAGGATGCTCTGAAAGGAACGGATACCGAAGCTATAAAGAAAGCGACAGAAGCTCTTACACAAGCATTCTATGATATTTCCGCCAAGATATACCAGCAGAATCCCGGCGCTCAGGGCGCAGGATTTAATCCTGGAGCAGGCGCAAATCCGGGAAGTGCAGCGGGTGGCAGTGATAATGTATATGATGCGGACTACAAGGTTGTAGATGACGACGATAAAAAATAA
- the dnaJ gene encoding molecular chaperone DnaJ, translated as MANKRDYYEVLGVDKNASDADIKKAYRKLAKKYHPDVNPGDKEAEAKFKEINEAYEVLSDSQKRAQYDQFGHAGMDPNNGFGGFGGGFGGFGDFDFGSVGDIFETFFGGGGFGGRSRSRTGPQKGADLKYSMEISFEEAAFGVEKEIKVNRMENCKTCGGTGSKPGTSPVTCKHCNGTGQVQYKQSTPFGQFVNIKTCDVCHGEGKIIVNPCSACNGKGKVRNTVKVKIKVPAGIDNGQTISLRGEGEPGVRGGPAGDLFITIRVRPHPLFQRQGNDVICEIPITFVQAALGAELEVPTLDGNVKYTVPEGTQTGTVFRLRSKGIPYLRGSGRGDQYVKVHVEVPKKLNEKQKELLRQFAELSGDENHEQRKGFFDKMKDALGM; from the coding sequence ATGGCAAACAAGCGGGACTATTATGAAGTCCTTGGAGTTGACAAAAATGCATCCGACGCAGATATAAAGAAGGCTTACCGAAAGCTTGCGAAAAAATATCATCCTGATGTAAATCCGGGAGATAAGGAAGCTGAGGCTAAGTTTAAAGAAATAAATGAAGCCTATGAAGTTTTGAGTGATTCCCAGAAAAGGGCGCAGTATGACCAGTTCGGGCATGCAGGTATGGACCCCAACAACGGCTTTGGTGGCTTCGGTGGCGGCTTCGGTGGCTTTGGCGATTTTGATTTTGGCAGTGTGGGAGATATTTTTGAGACCTTCTTCGGCGGAGGCGGCTTTGGCGGAAGATCAAGAAGCAGGACCGGCCCGCAGAAAGGCGCCGATTTAAAATACTCGATGGAGATTTCCTTTGAGGAAGCAGCCTTTGGTGTGGAAAAAGAGATAAAGGTTAACCGCATGGAGAACTGCAAAACTTGTGGAGGCACCGGTTCAAAGCCAGGAACATCACCGGTTACATGCAAGCACTGCAACGGCACAGGACAGGTTCAGTACAAGCAGAGTACGCCTTTCGGGCAGTTTGTCAATATTAAAACCTGTGATGTATGCCATGGGGAAGGCAAAATCATAGTCAACCCTTGCAGCGCATGCAATGGAAAAGGTAAGGTCAGGAACACGGTGAAGGTAAAGATCAAAGTGCCTGCAGGCATTGACAATGGACAGACGATATCCTTGAGGGGAGAAGGCGAACCGGGTGTAAGAGGAGGTCCGGCAGGAGACCTGTTCATAACGATAAGAGTGCGTCCTCATCCGTTGTTCCAGCGTCAGGGCAATGATGTCATCTGCGAAATACCCATAACCTTTGTGCAGGCGGCTCTTGGTGCCGAGCTGGAAGTACCTACCCTGGACGGCAATGTGAAATATACTGTGCCTGAGGGAACTCAAACCGGTACCGTATTCAGGCTCCGTTCAAAGGGAATACCTTATTTAAGAGGCAGCGGCCGGGGAGACCAGTATGTCAAGGTCCACGTGGAGGTTCCGAAGAAGCTGAACGAAAAGCAGAAAGAGCTGCTGAGACAGTTTGCGGAGTTGAGCGGAGATGAAAACCATGAGCAAAGAAAAGGTTTTTTTGATAAAATGAAGGATGCCTTGGGAATGTAG